The genomic stretch CAAAACCTTGGTGCCAATGATTTTGACCCCTGTATTCAAAAATTGCACGGCTTCCGGCACCTGGAATATTGGCAGTAAGTCATCGCTGGTTTCGATGGTCACGGCGCCTTTCCCCAGGCCTTTGATGGCAGAAAATGACAATATTTTCGCCCCGAGATACCACATGCCAGCATCAATTGCCAAAGCTATCACTTCAGCATCAGCAGGATTGATCACCAGATCCCTTACAAGCCCCAGCTCTTTACCTTCTAAAATGCTGACTACCGGCAAATGAAGGATATCTTTGCTTTTCTGCATGTATACACCCTCCTATTCGCAGGAATCATTCCATTACACTCCACTCAGCGAATTCGTGATTAATTTCTGCCAGAACATCGGCGGGAATTTGGTGCAGGGGTATCGAGCCGATTGTTCGTTCGAGCAATACATTCTTAGCAATTCGCAGATAGGCGATATTGTGAACGAATTCTTGATCCAGCATGGAATTCTGAAGCATGGCCGGCAGATTTCTTCCCTCTGAAAAAAGATTGATCGCCGCGTCATAGGCACCTTGGGCTTTAAGCAGATTGCCGATTTCAATGACAAAATAGGGGGCGGCAATGCTCTCCGGATATAATTTTAATGCCTGCAAAAAAGTATTAAAAGCCAAAGCGGCGTTTTGTTCCTCTTTCGCATGATAGGCGATTTTGACCAGTTCATCCAAAGAAGCCAGCGGCTGATGAACCGGCGCGGCTTCACCACCGCTCGGTGCAGAGGCAGAAAGAGCGCCGGAGTGCCGGTTTGCCGCCCGGCTTTGCCGGACTACCGAAGGAATAGGCACGTTGTTGTCCTCTTGCGGTATTTTGTTACTAACCGGGGGCTCCGTCACGGCAGCCTCAATGGCAGATGCAAGTCCCGCTGGCGGCACGGGGGTTGCATCGGGCTTTACCTGATCTTGACAATCAACTAATTGATACGCTATCACAATGGCAGCCAGAGTCACAATG from Acetonema longum DSM 6540 encodes the following:
- a CDS encoding tetratricopeptide repeat protein; this translates as MNYIWIMIIVTLAAIVIAYQLVDCQDQVKPDATPVPPAGLASAIEAAVTEPPVSNKIPQEDNNVPIPSVVRQSRAANRHSGALSASAPSGGEAAPVHQPLASLDELVKIAYHAKEEQNAALAFNTFLQALKLYPESIAAPYFVIEIGNLLKAQGAYDAAINLFSEGRNLPAMLQNSMLDQEFVHNIAYLRIAKNVLLERTIGSIPLHQIPADVLAEINHEFAEWSVME